A single Drosophila ananassae strain 14024-0371.13 chromosome 3L, ASM1763931v2, whole genome shotgun sequence DNA region contains:
- the LOC6495380 gene encoding protein suex-1, with amino-acid sequence MSFSIWRSPSGNTTAERMDYKRILFVFSLAVLLFCNFVQASEPETEVAKEAKEEPSAVQLSEAGETAQNEEGDRKVRQYFGPPPFGPPPPPFFGPPPPPYYGGGFGGGFGGGFGRTRVITRTRYRGRGGYYGGGFYG; translated from the coding sequence ATGAGTTTTAGTATTTGGCGAAGCCCAAGTGGAAATACGACTGCAGAAAGAATGGATTACAAGCGGATATTGTTTGTGTTCAGCCTGGCTGTGCTGCTGTTCTGTAATTTTGTGCAGGCCAGCGAACCGGAAACGGAAGTGGCGAAGGAGGCGAAGGAGGAGCCCAGTGCCGTGCAGCTCTCGGAAGCCGGCGAGACGGCTCAGAACGAGGAGGGCGATCGAAAGGTCCGCCAGTACTTTGGCCCACCGCCATTTgggccaccaccaccgccctTCTTTggcccaccaccaccaccctaCTACGGTGGTGGCTTCGGCGGTGGCTTTGGCGGCGGATTCGGTCGCACTCGTGTCATCACCCGTACTCGTTACCGCGGACGCGGAGGCTACTACGGCGGAGGCTTCTACGGTTAA
- the LOC6495379 gene encoding elastin — MLWQTVVYLLALTFALVSSTPILSSNDQELLRKPRHIGGFGGGGGIIGGGIIGGGAVAAPPLVAAPAIQTVPIVSTVPVITTVPVVSAVQTIPSYGYGYPQAGGLGGLGGLGGLGGIGGGGVGGGFVGGAVGFAKFKGGFFG; from the coding sequence ATGTTGTGGCAAACGGTGGTCTACCTGCTCGCTCTGACGTTCGCCCTGGTCAGTAGCACTCCGATCCTCTCCAGCAACGACCAGGAATTGTTACGGAAGCCCCGGCACATTGGCGGAtttggcggcggcggtggaaTCATTGGAGGAGGGATCATTGGTGGTGGAGCTGTGGCTGCTCCTCCCCTGGTGGCAGCTCCTGCGATCCAAACAGTGCCCATCGTATCCACAGTCCCCGTGATCACAACTGTACCTGTGGTATCTGCCGTGCAAACGATACCATCCTATGGCTACGGATATCCCCAGGCTGGAGGACTAGGTGGACTCGGTGGACTAGGAGGACTCGGCGGCATCGGAGGAGGTGGCGTTGGCGGTGGCTTTGTGGGAGGAGCAGTGGGATTTGCGAAATTCAAAGGCGGCTTCTTTGGCTAA
- the LOC6495284 gene encoding glycine-rich protein 23, producing the protein MLGLAFQIVFGHKATMKYNLQVKLFLLFGLCSWQILADPLGGGVAGIGAVGGVGAIGGVGGLGGIQQVPVIQQVPVVQQVPIIQQQQQPQALGLAGGAGLIGGGIGAGAGFGHYRESYRVRARGLGGGFRARYDKKFGGGVAGFGAAAGAGAGGLGLLG; encoded by the coding sequence ATGTTGGGACTAGCATTTCAAATCGTTTTCGGACACAAGGCGACAATGAAGTACAATCTGCAAGTGAAACTGTTTCTCCTCTTCGGACTCTGTAGCTGGCAGATACTGGCCGATCCCCTGGGAGGAGGTGTTGCCGGAATTGGAGCTGTCGGCGGCGTGGGAGCCATTGGCGGAGTCGGCGGCTTGGGTGGAATACAGCAAGTCCCGGTAATCCAGCAGGTGCCGGTGGTGCAACAGGTGCCCAtcatccagcagcagcagcagccccaAGCCCTGGGACTTGCCGGCGGCGCAGGACTGATTGGAGGAGGAATCGGAGCAGGTGCTGGATTCGGACACTACAGAGAGAGCTATCGAGTGAGAGCCAGGGGCCTGGGCGGTGGATTCCGTGCCCGCTATGACAAGAAGTTCGGAGGAGGTGTTGCGGGATTCGGTGCTGCAGCAGGAGCGGGGGCAGGTGGTCTCGGCCTGTTGggctaa
- the LOC6495282 gene encoding uncharacterized protein LOC6495282 yields MVCGYKSPHCEVKVHQSSPDPGTMNFASVTHILVLILILLMEICAARPWWNTNEAGYDASLDPVAWSRSFVKDQVRRTRHNTLPTESRSNHRQAPKYRYKKLAKVLAGSHQKVSTRHHKKFLRRRQKMTARERYSLWRQ; encoded by the coding sequence ATGGTTTGTGGGTATAAGAGCCCGCATTGCGAGGTCAAAGTGCATCAGTCTTCGCCTGACCCTGGCACCATGAACTTCGCCTCCGTGACTCACATTCTGGTATTGATTCTCATACTTCTAATGGAGATTTGTGCGGCAAGACCTTGGTGGAATACCAACGAAGCTGGCTACGACGCCAGTCTGGATCCTGTGGCCTGGTCGAGGTCCTTCGTCAAGGATCAAGTGCGAAGAACACGCCACAATACTCTCCCCACCGAAAGCAGAAGCAATCATCGTCAAGCTCCAAAGTATCGCTACAAGAAACTCGCCAAAGTACTAGCTGGAAGTCATCAGAAAGTCAGCACAAGACATCACAAGAAATTCCTAAGAAGACGCCAGAAAATGACGGCACGTGAACGATACTCGCTTTGGAGGCAATAG
- the LOC6495279 gene encoding glycine-rich cell wall structural protein: MKLYVIAVFVFAAIVLAQGHPAAEEQQPQLVTLEDAEAKQGVDDGAGVRAARGFGGWGGRGGGFCCGGGGGYGRRGGGGFYPGGGFGRGGGGYGGASASASASASASSYGGGWGR, encoded by the coding sequence ATGAAACTATACGTGATTGCCGTCTTCGTATTCGCGGCTATTGTCCTGGCCCAAGGACATCCGGCGGCAGAGGAGCAACAGCCGCAGCTAGTGACCCTGGAGGATGCGGAAGCCAAGCAAGGCGTCGATGATGGAGCCGGAGTACGAGCTGCCCGAGGATTTGGAGGATGGGGTGGACGTGGAGGAGGATTCTGttgcggaggaggaggaggctaCGGCAGGAGAGGTGGCGGTGGCTTCTATCCTGGCGGTGGCTTCGGACGCGGCGGTGGAGGCTATGGCGGAGCCAGTGCCTCGGCCTCGGCTTCGGCTTCAGCCTCTTCCTACGGTGGCGGCTGGGGACGCTAA
- the LOC6495280 gene encoding uncharacterized protein LOC6495280, translating into MQLTIFFVMISLIFGLSLIQAAPISDGKAAQDPGFVSATDLTGEPVRQKRASSDYYQGDYFICYPKSAVYGKTGGYGGGYNRRSYNSDLYGPHYLADDSFEARKDRADARRAAYTDSFGK; encoded by the coding sequence ATGCAGCTTACCATCTTCTTCGTAATGATCTCTTTGATCTTCGGTCTGAGCCTGATCCAAGCTGCCCCCATCAGCGATGGCAAAGCTGCCCAGGATCCAGGATTCGTTTCGGCCACTGATCTCACCGGCGAGCCAGTTCGTCAAAAGCGTGCCAGTTCGGATTACTACCAAGGCGACTACTTCATCTGCTACCCAAAGAGTGCAGTCTACGGCAAGACCGGTGGATACGGCGGTGGCTACAACCGCAGGTCCTACAATTCGGATCTGTATGGACCCCATTACCTGGCCGACGACTCCTTCGAAGCCCGCAAGGATCGAGCTGATGCCAGACGTGCTGCCTACACCGACAGCTTCGGCAAATAA
- the LOC6495281 gene encoding galectin-3 produces MNGYVATKKSILLVSLLVVASVRANPLAQDEHARKERQLKGAATDADVKMVATNVSPAMATQPMTMTMGMPVNQMALNAVGSQLVRYPNYPGLIYPGMAPGLNGIPGLQTNIANTNYPTNYPTAYPDPNLAGGVPGFGGFGPYGYPSPLPPMFGGSLGYPNPQLPNGFVPQPSVDNFQALNSIVNMANSQGLGGGYPAPQPFPIQANMAGLYPPAGGFLERMNMPQAYAPGF; encoded by the coding sequence ATGAACGGTTACGTTGCCACGAAGAAGTCCATCCTGCTGGTATCCCTGCTGGTGGTAGCATCAGTTAGGGCCAATCCCTTAGCTCAGGATGAGCATGCCCGGAAGGAGCGTCAGCTTAAAGGAGCAGCCACCGATGCGGATGTCAAGATGGTGGCCACCAACGTATCTCCAGCGATGGCCACTCAGCCCATGACCATGACCATGGGTATGCCGGTGAATCAGATGGCTTTGAACGCCGTCGGCAGCCAGCTGGTGCGGTATCCCAACTACCCGGGTCTGATCTATCCTGGAATGGCTCCTGGCCTAAATGGCATTCCCGGCCTGCAGACGAATATTGCCAACACCAACTATCCCACCAACTATCCCACCGCCTATCCGGATCCCAACTTGGCGGGTGGTGTTCCTGGCTTTGGTGGCTTCGGACCCTACGGATACCCCAGCCCCCTTCCACCCATGTTTGGTGGCTCCCTCGGATATCCCAATCCTCAACTGCCCAACGGATTTGTACCACAGCCTTCGGTGGATAACTTCCAGGCTCTGAACAGCATCGTGAACATGGCCAATTCCCAGGGACTGGGCGGCGGATATCCGGCTCCTCAACCCTTTCCCATCCAGGCTAACATGGCCGGATTGTATCCGCCGGCCGGTGGCTTCCTGGAACGCATGAACATGCCCCAGGCCTATGCCCCAGGATTCTAA
- the LOC6495381 gene encoding uncharacterized protein LOC6495381, translated as MFRLLVLWVTVVLVVALDEREFDPQVAPPQNTVPKPFQLWRNFASQVRRVFNNLQTKTIHPPPPTAKVRIRSTTTPEPELQFYGALNPIYQTGNF; from the exons ATGTTCCGTTTGCTGGTGCTGTGGGTCACTGTGGTGCTGGTCGTGGCGCTGGATGAAAGGGAGTTTGATCCACAGGTGGCAccaccccaaaatacag TTCCCAAACCCTTTCAACTTTGGCGCAATTTTGCCAGCCAGGTTCGCAGAGTCTTCAATAACCTTCAAACTAAAACCATCCACCCACCACCTCCCACTGCCAAAGTCAGGATTAGGAGCACCACGACTCCGGAGCCGGAACTTCAGTTCTATGGAGCCCTGAACCCTATTTATCAAACTGGGAACTTTTAA
- the LOC6495382 gene encoding prisilkin-39 encodes MFPPARLTLLILLISVANGQKSKSRVNRPQGRTLGLLTPLLLGGGGPLFDVPPPPPPVRPSGGSSSSAGTQSDPSDSYYGNNYQNYGYRPNYGYGYGYPSYGYNYGYPNYGYYGYYRPSYNYGGYQRPQPYPGNYYGYRPNYGSYGSASVGGYPANGGYGSAAAVSSNPTSSLGVGVSSGAVPGAGNSQLSTAQAAQLAGLLGQALGSSLRPLLANGGAAGATSAGANPQALSGLLGLLG; translated from the coding sequence atgtttCCTCCCGCGCGCTTAACTTTGCTGATCCTTCTGATTTCGGTGGCGAATGGCCAGAAAAGTAAATCCCGCGTGAATCGTCCTCAGGGCAGGACCTTGGGCCTGCTAACGCCTTTGTTGTTGGGTGGTGGAGGACCTCTTTTCGATGTCCCGCCACCTCCGCCGCCTGTAAGACCCTCGGGAGGATCCTCTTCTTCGGCGGGAACGCAATCGGATCCATCGGATTCCTACTACGGCAACAACTACCAAAACTATGGATATAGACCCAATtatggctatggctatggatATCCCAGTTATGGCTACAACTATGGTTACCCCAACTATGGGTACTATGGGTATTACAGGCCCAGTTACAACTATGGAGGTTACCAGAGACCTCAGCCCTATCCAGGAAACTATTACGGATACAGACCAAATTACGGATCATATGGATCGGCTTCAGTGGGAGGTTATCCTGCGAATGGAGGTTATGGCAGTGCCGCTGCAGTCTCCAGTAATCCCACCTCATCCTTGGGAGTGGGAGTTTCATCCGGAGCTGTTCCTGGAGCTGGTAACTCCCAACTGTCCACGGCACAGGCTGCCCAGTTGGCAGGACTTTTGGGCCAGGCTCTGGGCAGCAGTCTGCGCCCACTCCTGGCCAACGGGGGCGCGGCAGGAGCTACCAGTGCGGGCGCTAATCCTCAGGCTTTGAGCGGCTTGCTCGGACTACTGGGCTAA
- the LOC6495283 gene encoding keratin, type II cytoskeletal 3 yields the protein MKFLALSFALIAAMVACSLALPVELENINEPLTLWELEAQEQEPQLDELEGERVARGLGGFGGLGGKFGGLGGLKGFGGLGHGFGGGFGGHGFGGGFGGLGGFKSLFNKKF from the coding sequence ATGAAGTTCCTGGCTCTGAGTTTCGCCCTGATTGCCGCCATGGTGGCCTGCTCCTTGGCCCTTCCCGTAGAGCTGGAGAACATCAACGAACCCCTGACACTCTGGGAGTTGGAGGCTCAGGAGCAGGAGCCACAGCTGGATGAACTGGAGGGCGAAAGAGTGGCCCGAGGACTTGGAGGCTTTGGCGGACTGGGCGGCAAGTTCGGCGGACTTGGTGGCCTGAAAGGATTCGGTGGTCTGGGCCATGGATTCGGCGGTGGCTTCGGTGGACACGGATTCGGCGGTGGATTCGGTGGTCTTGGCGGATTCAAGAGCCTTTTCAACAAGAAGTTCTGA